The following are encoded together in the Bacillus sp. V2I10 genome:
- the aldA gene encoding aldehyde dehydrogenase, with product MKTQTKVKKYRMFIDGEFVESSSNETTQVINPATEEVISEIPKGTVEDVRRAIDSAERAQKEWGKLPAVERGKYLRAISKEIRKNADVLARTISEEMGKTLSLAETEVNFTADYIDYMAEWARRYEGEIVQSDRPNEQIFVHKAPIGVIAGILPWNFPFFLIARKAAPALITGNTIVLKPSDVSPNNAMEFAKIIEKAGIPKGVINVVTGSGRTLGQELSGNSKVGMVSLTGSYNSGVAVMRAAADNITKVSLELGGKAPAIVMDDADIELAVRSIVASRVINTGQVCNCTERVYVHETVADEFIEKVVKAMEQTKYGNPLVDENLDMGPLVSEEALVSVERMVQEAVASGAKVLIGGKRSAREKGFFYEPTVLVNVNNGMDIMQQEIFGPVLPIAIFKDLDEALELANDCEYGLTSSIFTQNLDVTMRASKELEFGETYVNRENFEAIQGFHAGWKKSGIGGADGKHGLEEYLQTHVVYLQHNPNKK from the coding sequence ATGAAAACGCAAACAAAAGTCAAAAAATATCGAATGTTTATTGATGGAGAATTTGTTGAATCTAGCTCCAATGAGACAACTCAAGTTATTAATCCGGCAACGGAAGAAGTTATTTCAGAAATTCCAAAAGGAACCGTGGAAGATGTACGTCGAGCAATTGATTCAGCAGAACGTGCACAAAAGGAATGGGGAAAGCTTCCAGCTGTTGAAAGAGGAAAATATTTACGAGCTATTTCTAAGGAGATTCGTAAAAATGCAGATGTCTTAGCTCGCACAATTTCAGAGGAAATGGGAAAAACCCTATCTCTTGCTGAAACGGAAGTAAACTTTACCGCAGACTATATCGATTATATGGCAGAGTGGGCAAGACGTTATGAAGGTGAAATCGTACAAAGTGATCGACCGAATGAGCAAATTTTCGTTCATAAAGCACCAATTGGAGTTATTGCCGGCATTCTCCCTTGGAATTTTCCGTTTTTCTTAATTGCTCGTAAAGCAGCTCCTGCTTTGATTACAGGTAACACCATTGTTTTGAAGCCAAGTGATGTGTCACCTAATAACGCGATGGAGTTTGCTAAGATCATTGAAAAGGCAGGAATACCTAAAGGGGTTATAAATGTTGTGACAGGTAGCGGCAGAACACTGGGTCAAGAATTATCAGGAAATTCAAAGGTAGGGATGGTTAGCCTAACAGGAAGTTATAATTCTGGAGTAGCTGTTATGCGTGCTGCGGCGGATAACATTACGAAGGTATCCCTAGAATTAGGTGGAAAAGCACCGGCTATTGTTATGGATGATGCAGATATAGAGTTGGCGGTACGTTCTATTGTCGCTTCTCGTGTAATTAATACAGGACAAGTATGTAATTGTACAGAGCGAGTTTATGTCCATGAGACAGTAGCTGATGAGTTTATTGAAAAGGTAGTAAAAGCAATGGAACAAACAAAGTACGGGAATCCTTTGGTTGATGAAAATCTTGATATGGGACCTCTTGTTAGCGAAGAAGCCCTTGTATCGGTAGAGAGAATGGTTCAAGAAGCAGTAGCCAGTGGTGCTAAAGTGCTAATAGGTGGTAAGCGTTCAGCTAGGGAAAAAGGATTTTTTTATGAACCAACTGTACTTGTTAATGTAAATAATGGGATGGACATTATGCAACAAGAGATTTTTGGTCCTGTTCTGCCCATTGCAATCTTTAAGGATTTAGATGAAGCACTAGAATTAGCAAATGATTGCGAATATGGCTTAACGTCATCTATTTTCACACAGAATTTAGATGTGACTATGCGTGCAAGTAAGGAATTAGAGTTTGGAGAAACGTATGTCAATCGTGAAAATTTTGAAGCGATACAAGGTTTCCATGCAGGGTGGAAGAAGTCTGGTATTGGTGGAGCTGATGGAAAGCATGGGTTAGAGGAATATTTGCAAACCCATGTTGTGTATCTTCAACATAACCCGAATAAAAAATAA
- the rhmD gene encoding L-rhamnonate dehydratase — protein sequence MGITGHKISSIRAYVVEGGGADYHDQGQEHWIVQQISTPMSIYPEYKETRTSFGINALKTIVVEVEADNGVVGFGISTGGYPAAWLVMNHLDRFIVGQPVENVEKMWDQMYRASMYYGRKGIVMNAISAVDLALWDLLGRLREEPIYSMIGGKVREELEFYATGPRPDLAKEMGFIGGKLPLVYGPADSEEGLKKNLEQAAEMRNRVGKDFWLMWDCWMSLDLPYAQKLMQGSEDLGFKWVEECFNPDDYWSYRDLKKRAGNNIMVTGGEHEATRYGFRLLMEYCDLDIIQPDVGWCGGLTELIKIGNLAESYGKLVIPHGSGVYSHHYVTTKVNSPFTEYLVMSPDADHIVPQYYPLIKDEPIPVNGKLKVSDAPGFGVELNREAGLVEVVKGQKL from the coding sequence ATGGGAATAACAGGCCATAAAATTTCGTCCATCCGAGCATACGTCGTAGAGGGTGGTGGTGCCGATTATCATGATCAGGGCCAAGAACATTGGATTGTTCAACAAATCTCTACTCCGATGAGTATTTACCCTGAATATAAGGAAACTCGTACTAGCTTTGGTATCAATGCTTTAAAAACTATTGTGGTCGAAGTAGAAGCTGATAATGGCGTAGTAGGTTTTGGTATTTCTACTGGAGGTTATCCTGCTGCCTGGTTAGTTATGAATCATTTGGATCGTTTCATTGTGGGTCAACCTGTAGAAAATGTGGAAAAAATGTGGGATCAAATGTATCGTGCTTCCATGTATTATGGACGAAAAGGGATCGTGATGAATGCCATTTCTGCTGTAGATTTGGCTTTATGGGATTTATTGGGACGTCTACGCGAAGAGCCTATCTATTCGATGATTGGTGGAAAGGTACGCGAAGAGCTAGAATTCTATGCGACAGGACCTCGTCCGGACTTGGCAAAAGAAATGGGGTTTATTGGTGGTAAATTACCGCTTGTCTACGGTCCTGCTGACTCGGAAGAAGGGTTAAAGAAAAATTTAGAACAGGCTGCTGAAATGAGGAATCGTGTAGGAAAAGACTTTTGGTTAATGTGGGATTGCTGGATGTCATTAGACCTTCCGTATGCTCAAAAGTTAATGCAAGGGTCTGAAGATTTAGGATTCAAATGGGTGGAGGAATGCTTCAATCCTGATGACTATTGGAGCTATCGTGATTTAAAGAAACGTGCTGGGAACAACATAATGGTGACAGGCGGAGAACATGAAGCAACCCGTTACGGATTCCGCTTATTAATGGAGTATTGCGATTTGGATATTATACAGCCTGACGTTGGTTGGTGTGGCGGTTTAACTGAACTCATTAAGATTGGTAACTTGGCAGAAAGCTATGGAAAGTTAGTTATTCCACATGGCAGCGGAGTCTATAGTCATCATTATGTTACTACGAAAGTAAACAGCCCATTTACAGAGTACTTAGTCATGAGTCCAGATGCGGACCATATCGTTCCTCAATATTATCCACTTATCAAAGATGAGCCAATTCCAGTGAATGGTAAATTAAAAGTTAGCGATGCACCAGGATTTGGTGTGGAATTAAATAGAGAAGCAGGATTGGTAGAGGTAGTAAAAGGTCAGAAGTTATAA